CTCCCGGTATATCGGTGAAAATAATAAAATCCCCGTTTGAGGTGGTTTACTATTACATGGGAAATATGCTGATCTCGGAAAAGGAAGGCTACGCGAAAACCAGGGAGTATGAAACCCTCAGGTTTAATCTCAGTAATGATGAAGTCCTTTACGGAGGCGGAACCCGTGTACTTGGCACCAACCGCCGCGGAAACAGGCTTCAGCTTTATAACAGGGCACATTACGGTTATACTACCCATTCGGAACTCATGAACTACACCACTCCGATTGTAGTGTCGTCGAATCGTTACATGATCCATTTCGACAATGCCCCCATCGGTTATCTGGATCTTGACAGCAAACACGATAATACCCTGGCATACGAAACCATCAGTGGCAGGATGACCTATCAGATCATTACGGGGGATACCTGGCCCGATATGCTCGGCCAGTATACCGACCTTACCGGGAAACAGCCTTTGCCTCCCAGATGGGCCTTCGGGAACTTTTCCAGCCGCTTTGGCTACCATAGCGAAAAAGAGGTCAGGGAAACGGTAGATCTGTTTTTGCAGGATTCCATCCCTTTGGATGCCGTTGTTATTGATATTTACTGGTTTGGTCCTGAAATTCAGGGCTACATGGGAAACCTGGAATTTCTTGCAGATTCATTTCCTACACCTTATCAAATGATGGCAGATTTCGCGGAAAAGGGTGTAAAAACGATTCTGGTGACAGAGCCATTTATATTAACCACGTCCGACCGCTGGGATGAAGCTGTTGAAGAGGGCATCCTGGGGATGGATACACTTGGTGATCCCTATACCTATGACTTTTATTTCGGAAATACCGGACTGATTGATGTGTTCAAACCGGAAGCACGGGAATGGTTCTGGGATATTTATAAATATTACACAGAGAAAGGTGTTGGAGGCTGGTGGGGCGACCTGGGGGAGCCTGAGGTACATCCCTCCGGATTACAGCATGTGGTGGGAAGCGCCGATGAAGTTCACAATATTTACGGACATGAGTGGACCCGTTTGATCTATGAGGGGTATCAGCGCGATTTTCCGGAGCAGCGCCCGTTTATCCTGATGCGTGCAGGATATTCGGGTACACAACGATATGGTATTATACCCTGGACGGGTGACGTACTTCGTGACTGGGGTGGGCTCCAGCCTCAAATGGACCTCGCCTTGCAAATGGGTCTTCAGGGTATCGCTTACATGCATTCCGACCTGGGTGGATTTGCCGAGGGAAAAGTCTTTGACCCGGAACTTTACACCCGATGGCTGCAGTA
The sequence above is drawn from the Bacteroidota bacterium genome and encodes:
- a CDS encoding DUF4968 domain-containing protein, giving the protein MTKHIFWIFTFIVVLSWNISGQNPSRIFLEFKEFPGRLELNTSDGKYIFKPYNDKIMETSFIPEGESFDPESHAVVMVPDKVNTELKDDKDLLEYSTPGISVKIIKSPFEVVYYYMGNMLISEKEGYAKTREYETLRFNLSNDEVLYGGGTRVLGTNRRGNRLQLYNRAHYGYTTHSELMNYTTPIVVSSNRYMIHFDNAPIGYLDLDSKHDNTLAYETISGRMTYQIITGDTWPDMLGQYTDLTGKQPLPPRWAFGNFSSRFGYHSEKEVRETVDLFLQDSIPLDAVVIDIYWFGPEIQGYMGNLEFLADSFPTPYQMMADFAEKGVKTILVTEPFILTTSDRWDEAVEEGILGMDTLGDPYTYDFYFGNTGLIDVFKPEAREWFWDIYKYYTEKGVGGWWGDLGEPEVHPSGLQHVVGSADEVHNIYGHEWTRLIYEGYQRDFPEQRPFILMRAGYSGTQRYGIIPWTGDVLRDWGGLQPQMDLALQMGLQGIAYMHSDLGGFAEGKVFDPELYTRWLQYGVFQPIFRPHAQEHIAAEPVFHDEKTKALAKQAIELRYSLLPYIYTLAFENSTTGMPLMRPLFFEEPGNPELFEVTGTYLWGNEFLVSPVVKPGLKDQKVYFPAGSNWFDYFSGMKFKGGSWDTVPLNPDH